A genomic window from Vitis riparia cultivar Riparia Gloire de Montpellier isolate 1030 chromosome 16, EGFV_Vit.rip_1.0, whole genome shotgun sequence includes:
- the LOC117934249 gene encoding RNA polymerase sigma factor sigA isoform X2 produces the protein MMGTAAVIGLSAGNRLLASSHHYSDVAEKLSSYVNDVGFPHYPSSPPKNLISAKKPSNYTPSSNRSIQSMKALKEHVESASAPSTADPDFSSSSSEVEDEEYLVEAFLLLQKSMLEKQWNLSFVGTVVGKEEEEEEEEEEEDMGKKARQKRREVTCSGTSARQRRISGRKRVMNEKSKSRVRAALGVENRLKGYVKGVVSEELLTHAQVVLLSNKIKAGLLLEDHKSRLKERIGSEPTDEQVAASLRMSRAELQSKLIECSLAREKLAMSNVRLVMSIAQRYDNMGAEMADLVQGGLIGLLRGIEKFDSSKGFKISTYVYWWIRQGVSRALVENSRTLRLPSHLHERLSLIRNAKIRLEEKGITPSIDRIAECLNMSQKKVRNATEAISKVFSLDREAFPSLNGLPGETLHSYIADVRLENNPWHGVDEWALKDEVNKLINTTLGERERDIIRLYYGLDNECLTWEDISKRIGLSRERVRQVGLVALEKLKNAARKGRMEAMLVKY, from the exons ATGATGGGTACAGCTGCAGTCATAGGGCTGAGTGCTGGGAACAGGCTCTTGGCCTCCTCCCACCACTACTCTGATGTTGCAGAGAAGCTCTCCTCCTATGTGAATGATGTTGGGTTCCCCCACTACCCATCTTCCCCACCCAAGAATCTCATATCAGCCAAGAAGCCCTCAAATTATACCCCATCTTCCAATCGCAGCATTCAATCCATGAAAGCCCTCAAGGAACATGTGGAATCAGCCTCTGCTCCTTCTACAGCAGACCCAGatttctcctcctcctcctcagAGGTTGAGGATGAGGAGTACTTGGTGGAGGCCTTCCTCTTGTTGCAGAAGTCCATGCTTGAAAAGCAGTGGAATCTTTCATTTGTTGGAACAGTAGTAgggaaggaggaggaggaggaggaagaggaggaggaggaggatatGGGGAAGAAAGCAAGGCAGAAGAGGAGGGAAGTCACATGTTCTGGGACATCGGCCAGGCAGAGGAGGATTAGTGGTAGGAAAAGGGTAATGAATGAGAAGAGTAAGAGCAGGGTGAGGGCAGCGTTGGGGGTTGAGAATCGATTGAAGGGGTATGTGAAGGGGGTGGTGAGTGAAGAGCTGCTCACCCATGCTCAAGTAGTTCTCCTCTCCAACAAAATCAAAGCTGGTCTTTTATTAGAGGATCATAAGTCCAG ACTGAAGGAAAGAATAGGAAGCGAGCCAACAGATGAACAAGTGGCGGCATCGTTGAGGATGTCGAGGGCGGAGTTGCAGTCCAAACTGATAGAGTGCAGTTTGGCGAGAGAGAAACTAGCCATGAGCAATGTTCGTTTAGTCATGTCTATTGCTCAAAGATATGATAACATGGGTGCTGAAATGGCCGACCTTGTTCAG GGTGGCTTGATCGGACTCCTTCGTGGCATTGAGAAGTTTGATTCTTCCAAGGGCTTCAAAATTTCCACTTATGTCTACTGGTGGATACGCCAG GGTGTCTCCAGAGCATTAGTTGAGAATTCAAGAACCCTCAGATTGCCTTCTCATCTCCATGAAAGACTCAGTTTAATCCGCAATGCCAAAATTAGACTCGAAGAGAAAGGAATCACTCCATCCATCGAT AGAATCGCCGAATGCTTGAACATGTCCCAGAAGAAAGTTAGGAACGCAACTGAG GCCATCAGTAAGGTGTTCTCACTTGATCGAGAAGCATTCCCCTCTTTGAATGGTCTTCCTGGAGAAACCCTTCACAGT TATATTGCAGATGTTCGCCTTGAGAACAACCCCTGGCATGGTGTAGACGAGTGGGCACTCAAG GATGAAGTAAACAAGCTGATTAACACGACGCTTGGGGAACGGGAGAGAGATATTATACGTCTTTACTATGGTCTGGATAATGAATGCCTCACATGGGAGGACATCAGTAAACG CATAGGGTTATCAAGAGAGAGGGTACGGCAAGTTGGACTTGTTGCATTGGAGAAACTAAAAAACGCAGCGCGGAAGGGCAGGATGGAGGCCATGCTGGTGAAATATTGA
- the LOC117934249 gene encoding RNA polymerase sigma factor sigA isoform X3 has translation MVLQSHMMGTAAVIGLSAGNRLLASSHHYSDVAEKLSSYVNDVGFPHYPSSPPKNLISAKKPSNYTPSSNRSIQSMKALKEHVESASAPSTADPDFSSSSSEVEDEEYLVEAFLLLQKSMLEKQWNLSFVGTVVGKEEEEEEEEEEEDMGKKARQKRREVTCSGTSARQRRISGRKRVMNEKSKSRVRAALGVENRLKGYVKGVVSEELLTHAQVVLLSNKIKAGLLLEDHKSRLKERIGSEPTDEQVAASLRMSRAELQSKLIECSLAREKLAMSNVRLVMSIAQRYDNMGAEMADLVQGGLIGLLRGIEKFDSSKGFKISTYVYWWIRQGVSRALVENSRTLRLPSHLHERLSLIRNAKIRLEEKGITPSIDRIAECLNMSQKKVRNATEAISKVFSLDREAFPSLNGLPGETLHSYIADVRLENNPWHGVDEWALKDEVNKLINTTLGERERDIIRLYYGLDNECLTWEDISKRVIKREGTASWTCCIGETKKRSAEGQDGGHAGEILILYGFMVDIIKC, from the exons ATGGTGTTGCAGAGCCACATGATGGGTACAGCTGCAGTCATAGGGCTGAGTGCTGGGAACAGGCTCTTGGCCTCCTCCCACCACTACTCTGATGTTGCAGAGAAGCTCTCCTCCTATGTGAATGATGTTGGGTTCCCCCACTACCCATCTTCCCCACCCAAGAATCTCATATCAGCCAAGAAGCCCTCAAATTATACCCCATCTTCCAATCGCAGCATTCAATCCATGAAAGCCCTCAAGGAACATGTGGAATCAGCCTCTGCTCCTTCTACAGCAGACCCAGatttctcctcctcctcctcagAGGTTGAGGATGAGGAGTACTTGGTGGAGGCCTTCCTCTTGTTGCAGAAGTCCATGCTTGAAAAGCAGTGGAATCTTTCATTTGTTGGAACAGTAGTAgggaaggaggaggaggaggaggaagaggaggaggaggaggatatGGGGAAGAAAGCAAGGCAGAAGAGGAGGGAAGTCACATGTTCTGGGACATCGGCCAGGCAGAGGAGGATTAGTGGTAGGAAAAGGGTAATGAATGAGAAGAGTAAGAGCAGGGTGAGGGCAGCGTTGGGGGTTGAGAATCGATTGAAGGGGTATGTGAAGGGGGTGGTGAGTGAAGAGCTGCTCACCCATGCTCAAGTAGTTCTCCTCTCCAACAAAATCAAAGCTGGTCTTTTATTAGAGGATCATAAGTCCAG ACTGAAGGAAAGAATAGGAAGCGAGCCAACAGATGAACAAGTGGCGGCATCGTTGAGGATGTCGAGGGCGGAGTTGCAGTCCAAACTGATAGAGTGCAGTTTGGCGAGAGAGAAACTAGCCATGAGCAATGTTCGTTTAGTCATGTCTATTGCTCAAAGATATGATAACATGGGTGCTGAAATGGCCGACCTTGTTCAG GGTGGCTTGATCGGACTCCTTCGTGGCATTGAGAAGTTTGATTCTTCCAAGGGCTTCAAAATTTCCACTTATGTCTACTGGTGGATACGCCAG GGTGTCTCCAGAGCATTAGTTGAGAATTCAAGAACCCTCAGATTGCCTTCTCATCTCCATGAAAGACTCAGTTTAATCCGCAATGCCAAAATTAGACTCGAAGAGAAAGGAATCACTCCATCCATCGAT AGAATCGCCGAATGCTTGAACATGTCCCAGAAGAAAGTTAGGAACGCAACTGAG GCCATCAGTAAGGTGTTCTCACTTGATCGAGAAGCATTCCCCTCTTTGAATGGTCTTCCTGGAGAAACCCTTCACAGT TATATTGCAGATGTTCGCCTTGAGAACAACCCCTGGCATGGTGTAGACGAGTGGGCACTCAAG GATGAAGTAAACAAGCTGATTAACACGACGCTTGGGGAACGGGAGAGAGATATTATACGTCTTTACTATGGTCTGGATAATGAATGCCTCACATGGGAGGACATCAGTAAACG GGTTATCAAGAGAGAGGGTACGGCAAGTTGGACTTGTTGCATTGGAGAAACTAAAAAACGCAGCGCGGAAGGGCAGGATGGAGGCCATGCTGGTGAAATATTGATTTTGTATGGTTTCATGGTAGACATCATAAAATGTTAG
- the LOC117934249 gene encoding RNA polymerase sigma factor sigA isoform X1 — MVLQSHMMGTAAVIGLSAGNRLLASSHHYSDVAEKLSSYVNDVGFPHYPSSPPKNLISAKKPSNYTPSSNRSIQSMKALKEHVESASAPSTADPDFSSSSSEVEDEEYLVEAFLLLQKSMLEKQWNLSFVGTVVGKEEEEEEEEEEEDMGKKARQKRREVTCSGTSARQRRISGRKRVMNEKSKSRVRAALGVENRLKGYVKGVVSEELLTHAQVVLLSNKIKAGLLLEDHKSRLKERIGSEPTDEQVAASLRMSRAELQSKLIECSLAREKLAMSNVRLVMSIAQRYDNMGAEMADLVQGGLIGLLRGIEKFDSSKGFKISTYVYWWIRQGVSRALVENSRTLRLPSHLHERLSLIRNAKIRLEEKGITPSIDRIAECLNMSQKKVRNATEAISKVFSLDREAFPSLNGLPGETLHSYIADVRLENNPWHGVDEWALKDEVNKLINTTLGERERDIIRLYYGLDNECLTWEDISKRIGLSRERVRQVGLVALEKLKNAARKGRMEAMLVKY; from the exons ATGGTGTTGCAGAGCCACATGATGGGTACAGCTGCAGTCATAGGGCTGAGTGCTGGGAACAGGCTCTTGGCCTCCTCCCACCACTACTCTGATGTTGCAGAGAAGCTCTCCTCCTATGTGAATGATGTTGGGTTCCCCCACTACCCATCTTCCCCACCCAAGAATCTCATATCAGCCAAGAAGCCCTCAAATTATACCCCATCTTCCAATCGCAGCATTCAATCCATGAAAGCCCTCAAGGAACATGTGGAATCAGCCTCTGCTCCTTCTACAGCAGACCCAGatttctcctcctcctcctcagAGGTTGAGGATGAGGAGTACTTGGTGGAGGCCTTCCTCTTGTTGCAGAAGTCCATGCTTGAAAAGCAGTGGAATCTTTCATTTGTTGGAACAGTAGTAgggaaggaggaggaggaggaggaagaggaggaggaggaggatatGGGGAAGAAAGCAAGGCAGAAGAGGAGGGAAGTCACATGTTCTGGGACATCGGCCAGGCAGAGGAGGATTAGTGGTAGGAAAAGGGTAATGAATGAGAAGAGTAAGAGCAGGGTGAGGGCAGCGTTGGGGGTTGAGAATCGATTGAAGGGGTATGTGAAGGGGGTGGTGAGTGAAGAGCTGCTCACCCATGCTCAAGTAGTTCTCCTCTCCAACAAAATCAAAGCTGGTCTTTTATTAGAGGATCATAAGTCCAG ACTGAAGGAAAGAATAGGAAGCGAGCCAACAGATGAACAAGTGGCGGCATCGTTGAGGATGTCGAGGGCGGAGTTGCAGTCCAAACTGATAGAGTGCAGTTTGGCGAGAGAGAAACTAGCCATGAGCAATGTTCGTTTAGTCATGTCTATTGCTCAAAGATATGATAACATGGGTGCTGAAATGGCCGACCTTGTTCAG GGTGGCTTGATCGGACTCCTTCGTGGCATTGAGAAGTTTGATTCTTCCAAGGGCTTCAAAATTTCCACTTATGTCTACTGGTGGATACGCCAG GGTGTCTCCAGAGCATTAGTTGAGAATTCAAGAACCCTCAGATTGCCTTCTCATCTCCATGAAAGACTCAGTTTAATCCGCAATGCCAAAATTAGACTCGAAGAGAAAGGAATCACTCCATCCATCGAT AGAATCGCCGAATGCTTGAACATGTCCCAGAAGAAAGTTAGGAACGCAACTGAG GCCATCAGTAAGGTGTTCTCACTTGATCGAGAAGCATTCCCCTCTTTGAATGGTCTTCCTGGAGAAACCCTTCACAGT TATATTGCAGATGTTCGCCTTGAGAACAACCCCTGGCATGGTGTAGACGAGTGGGCACTCAAG GATGAAGTAAACAAGCTGATTAACACGACGCTTGGGGAACGGGAGAGAGATATTATACGTCTTTACTATGGTCTGGATAATGAATGCCTCACATGGGAGGACATCAGTAAACG CATAGGGTTATCAAGAGAGAGGGTACGGCAAGTTGGACTTGTTGCATTGGAGAAACTAAAAAACGCAGCGCGGAAGGGCAGGATGGAGGCCATGCTGGTGAAATATTGA